The Paenibacillus mucilaginosus 3016 genome includes the window GAGGATGCAGTCGGTGATCAGGAACAGCCAGAAGCCGAACGTCTTCATCGATTCCAGGTCATGATGGCCGTGGTCGTGATGTCCGTGTCCGCCCTTGGCGGCTGCGTGTGCTTGTGCCATTATGCCTTCACCCCTCTCAGCGCGGCCTCGGTCCGCTCGATTTCGTCAACCTGGATATAATAATCATCGTCATATGTGAACGAACGGGCCAGCATGCAGATCCCTACGCCGATCAGGGCCGGGATCGCCATCCACATCCAGTCCCAGACGAAGCCGAAGCCGACGAAGAACCAGAGTGCGGACTTCACGAACGGAATCGCGGAATTCTTAGGCATGTGAATCGGTTCATACACCGGACGCGGCTCCTTCGCCGCCCCTGCTGCGGCACGCTTCTGCTTCGTTTCCCACCAATCGTCGACATGCTCGACGTGCGGGGTTACGGCGAAGTTATACACCGGTGCAGGCGACGGAATCGACCATTCGAGCGTGCGGCCGTCCCAAGGATCGCCGGTGACGTCTTTCTCGTGATGCTTAATGCTGTAAGCAATCTGCCATACCTGGAAGATGAAGCCGATCCCCATCAGGAAGCCGCCCACGGTGGAGACCATGTTGAGCGAGCCCCAGCCCATGTCGAAGTCGTACGTGCTGACACGGCGGGTCATCCCGTCGAGACCCAGGAAGTACTGCGGCATGAAGCAGACATAGAAGCCGATGTTCCACAGCCAGAAAGCCCATTTGCCGAGGTGCTCGTTGAGCTTGAAGCCGAACATCTTCGGCCACCAGTAATACAGCCCGGCGAAGTAACCGAACGCCACGCCGCCGATCAGAACCTGGTGGAAGTGCGCGATCAGGAAGTAGCTGTTGTGGAACTGGAAGTCGGCCGGCGCTACAGAGAGCAGTACGCCGGTCATCCCGCCGATGACAAAGCACGGAATGAAAGCGATGGTCCACAGCATCGGGGTCGTGAACTTGATCCGCCCGCGGTACATCGTGAACAGCCAGTTGAAGACCTTGGCCCCGGTCGGTATCGCGATGGCCATCGTGGTGATCGCGAAGAATACGTTGACGTCTGCGCCGGAGCCCATCGTGAAGAAGTGGTGGACCCAGGTGAAGAACGAAAGGACGCTAATAATTAACATGGCGAAGACCATGGACTTGTAGCCGAACAGGGTCTTCTTGGAGAACGTTGCGACGATCTCGGAGAAAATCCCGAACGCCGGCAGAATAACGATGTATACTTCCGGGTGGCCCCACATCCAGATGAGGTTGATATACATCATCGGGTTGCCTCCGCCGTCGAGCGTGAAGAAGTGCGCGCCGAGGAAGCGGTCCAGGAAGAGCAGTGCCAGCGTCACCGTCAGAATCGGGAACGCGAAGATAATGATGATACAGCTGGAGAATACGGACCAGGTGAACATCGGCATTTTCATCAGCGTCATGCCCGGTGCGCGCATCTTCAGGATCGTGACGATAAAGTTAATGCCTGTGGCAAGGGAGCCGATACCCGAGATCTGAATCCCCCAGATATAGAAGTTCTGGCCTACGCCCGGGCTGTGCTCGAGACCCGACAGCGGCGGATAAGCGAGCCAACCCGCATCCGGCGAACCGCCGATGATGAACGAGACGTTGAAGAGCATCGCGCCGAAGAAGAAGAGCCAGAAGCTCAGCGCGTTCAGGAACGGATAAGCTACGTCGCGCGCGCCGATCTGCAGCGGCATAATGACGTTGAACAAGCCGAACATAAGCGGCATCGCCATGAAGAGAATCATGATGACGCCGTGCGTCGTGAAGATCTGGTTATAGTGCTCGGGATGCAGGAATTCCGCATTCGGCACGGCCAGCTGCAGACGCATCAGCAGGGCGTCGACCCCGCCGCGGAAGAGCATGAGAATGGAGCAAATGATATACATGATACCGATCCGCTTGTGGTCGACGGTCGTCAGCCATTCGCGCCAGAGCCAGACCCACTTGCGGAAGTAGGTCAGGACGAACACGATGGCCACCATCGCGATCGCGATGCTGACTTGCGCCCCCAGGATCAGCGGGTCCCCGGTAACGAAAAACTCGGATGCAAACTCTTGTATCTTATCGAGCATGTAGAGGACTTCCTTTCGCTGGTTTTCTCCTTGTAATTCACAGGGTTGCCTGTGTTAGCGGGTGTTCAAGCCGGATTAATGGCCCGTGTGTCCCGAATGGTCCGTGCCGGTCGAGCCGCCCTGGGTATGGTCTTCCTTGGCGTCAGGCAGCGGCTGCTGCACCGGATCGGTCTTCGACTGAGGCGTCGGTTCGTTATGCTGCCCGTGAGCGTGGCCGCCCGGAGCATACTTGGTGACAATGCGCTGGAACAGGCCTTCCGGGAACGAAGAGTACAGGACCACCGGGGAAGTCCCTTTCTCCGCCAGCTTCTCGTACGAATCGTTCGTGAGCTTCTCCGGCGAAGCCTTGACTTCTTGAACCCAGGCGTCGAACTGGCTTTGCGGCTTGACGTCCACGAAGAATTTCATGTCGCCGAAGTACTCGCCGCTGAAGTTCGCGCCCGACCCGTAATACCGGCCTTCATGGTCGGCCTGCAGGAAGAGCGTCATGCCCATGCCGGACATCGTGTACATCTGCCCGCCCAGCTGCGGGATCCAGAAGGAGTTCATCGGCGCGTCGCTGGTAAGCTCGAACTTCACCGGCACATCCTCCGGAATCTGCAGGTAGTTGACCGTTGCGATCCCCTGCTCCGGATAAGTGAACAGCCACTTCCAGTCAAGCGAGGTTGCCTGAATCGTGATTGCCTTCTTCTCGGACTCGATTGGCTTCGTCGGCTCGAGCGCATACGTATATCGGGCCGTTACGGCAGCCAAAATAATGATGATAAGGATCGGAATCCCCCACCAGATCAATTCGAGCTTGGTGCTGTGGGAGAAATGCGGCTCGTAGGCCGCCGTACTGCCTTCCCGCTCACGGTATTTCCATACGATGTAGGCGGTCAGGCCGAGAACCGGAAAGAGAATCACGGCGCACAAGAGGGATGAGATCAGAATCAAATCCTTCTGGTCCGAGGCGATCGGCCCCTTCGGGTCCAGAACCATTGGCTGCTCACCGCAGGCCGAGAGCAGCAGCACGCCTGCAAGCAGGAGCAGCATCGGAAGTGCCCTGCGAAGCGTCCGTTTTGTTTGTTGCATGGTGGGTGGTCCTCCATTCTCCTCATTCTACGGTTGACATCTTAACATAACGAAAAGGTAAAACTTGTGACAAAAATCACAAACGCAAGTTCTCAAAGTTCTGCCTTTGGAAGTTCAGGGGAATGTATAGGCTATCCGTCCTCCATCCGGCGTCATTTTGATGACTTACGACTACAAGCAGAAGTGATATGTATAACATAGCAGATTCTCTCCGGCTTTACGCGGGGGTTAACAAATACGTCAAAACTTCGCCTTTTCTCTGCAACAAGTTTGTCACCAAGCCGACAAAAACGCAAAAAACACCCTCGTCCGGACTGGTTCCGGTTGGGGGTGTTCCAAAAATTAACCTAATCTGTATGGTTTTGGGCCGGTATTTCCGCCTTATTTCTCCGAATTGGATGCGCGGGAATGGACCAGGTGGATCGCAGTCCGCATGACGTAAATGTGAACGCTGCCGACCATGCAGCCGATTCCTACCATGAGGCTCGGGTTGCGATCGCTGAAGTGATGTAAGTTAAACAGGCTAAGAAGAAGTCCGAAGCCCAGGAAGATCCATGCTGCTGCAGTCATCCAACCCACGAGGCGGTTTACATCCCGCTCTCCCTGCATTTCGCTTTGTACTGCCGCTGTTTTTGTCGTCATAGGATTCACTCCAAAACAGATAATGTAAGTGCTTTAGTAAGGCAAGATCAGTATACCATACTTTACCCGGTTTGTTCAAAGATTATTCACTTTTTGATCAAAAAATAGACAAAAGTCTGAACGCTTTCAAAGAAGGGGCCGGACAGATGCCAAAAAATCCTCCGGCGGCCGGCCGGGGGATTGCTCTTCCTGCGTATTTAATGATGTCCGAGGGACGGATTGGCAAAGGATGGACTGAGCCCCTCCAGCACTTTCTTCGGATCCCAGTCACCGAAGTAAGCCTCCGGCGTGTGAAGATCCGCCTGCTCTTTGGTGAGCACCGGACGCGTTAGGCTCTCCAGCGCCCCCGGTCCTCTGCTGTCATATTCGAAGAAGCGCGCGTTCTCCGCCTTGGAGGCCCCCATATCCACCCAGCCCGTCGACGTGATGTGGCTGCCCATGTGGGTGTGCTTGAACACGACGCTCGCTATGGCATTCGTATTGCCGCCTGGCTGCCATGGACGTCCCAGAGAAACCGTGCCCTCCATACCCGGATCGCTTGTCAGCCGGCAGTTGATGAACAGGTAGCCGTACGGATTGGAGTTCAGTGTGCTGGCTGCCGTAATATAGCCGTTATTGGTATCGGAACCGCGGTCCAGAGAGTGGATGCGGGAATTCTCGAAGACCGCCGTGGCGGCGCCGAAAATGAAGTCGACGTCCCCTTCAATATAAGAGTCCACGAAATACTGGCGGCCGAGGTTCGGGTAGAGCGTGTCCTGGTTGCCAATAAAGCGGCAGTCCTTGAAGATCGCGCGGTCCGCCTGCGTCTTGATCGCTACGGCCTGCTTGTTCTGGTACGGCGAATTCGCCTCGTCGAATGAGTTCTCGAACGTTACGCTGACCGCCGTAAAATTCTCTCCCTTGACCGTCACCGTGGCGCTGCCCGTGGTTCCGTACGTGCCGCTGCCGTCCGGCTTCGGTGTGCCGCTGGCATTATCATAGGTAATCACCGTACGCTTCGCGTTCTCGCCTACGAGAGTAACATACGGCTTGTCCACGTTGAGTACTTCCTTATAGACCCCTGCCTTCAGATAGATGACATAAGGCGACGCCTGGTCCGCCGGCACATCCGAGATGGCTTTCTGAACGGAACGGTACTGCTTGACGCCGTCGATAACAGCCCCTTCGGTTCCTTGGTAAGAAGAATCGACGATCGCTTGCTTGGTCATTTGCTCCTGCTCCTTCATCGTTGAGGCTGAGAATACGGCTCCTTCCGTTCCAGCGGAGGCTGCGGAGGCTGCATCCGGCAGGGCTCCCCAAGGCGCCGCGGCGGTTACCAGCAGGAATGCCCCCAGGGCCAACGGTACGGATTTTTTCGATTTCATCAGGTCATCTCTCCTCATTGTTCCAAAGTGGATGTGTGCAATCGCTTCCACACCAACATAGCTCAAGGGCGGATGGCAATCCATAGTCCTGAGTTAACCGAAGCGCCGCAGCAGCCGGTTCCGCCTGCCAAATCCAATCCATTGATTATCCGGTACATGCCGGCCCTCCCTAGCTCCGCTTCCGGACAAACCGATAAGGGAGAAGACTTCCGTTCCTGCTGCCTCACAAGCACTTCCTCCCCCTTTTCTGACATCAGCCTGCTTCCCTGCTTCCCTGCTTCCTGCTTCCCTGCAGTCTGCTCCCTGCCCCCGCCTGACAGCCCCGAGTATCCCCCATGCTCCGCTTTAAGATTCATCTTTTTTATTTGTGATTCATTTCACATACTTTCGTGTACCCATCCCCTATACTGAAATCATCAAAGCCAGTCCATTGGCATAAGCGGAGGGATTCCAAATGAAAACCATCGACACGCAGGCCGTCTTCACCACTTTAACCCATCCCCTATACCAGCTGACGGAAGCGATTGACCGCCTCAAGGAAGAACACGCCATGCTCGAAGAAAAGCTCGTGGAGCTGTACGCCATGGCCCGGACCATCGGGCTGCAGGATGAAACCGGCAACTGGACCCCTGCCCTGCTTCAGCTGGGCCAGACGGTCAAGGCGTTCTGGATGGAGCTCGAGGCTCATTCGAAGTGGGAGGAAGCCACCATGTTCCCGATGATCACCTGGTATTTCGGGGAGACGCTGGAGCAGTTCACCCTGATGGAGCAGGAGCATGAGCTGGCCGAGCAGTACATCCTGGCCTTCATCGAACCGGTGGAACGCCTCACCGCACCGGTCGAGCAGGAAGAAGCCAAAGAGCTGGCTTCGATGCTGGTTCAGGCTTATGCGATCTTGAGGAATCACTTCCGTCAAGAAGAAGAGATCATCGATGCCCTCGCCGACCGTTCGAACCACTTCGGAGGCTTCTAAGTGAGTGAGCCCACAGCCGATTTCAAAACCAATAACCCCAGGCGCGCGCATGCTGGAAGAATGGCGCACTGGGGGTTTATTTTGTGATATACAGGAGCTTGCTATGTTTGCCGTTCACGGCTCCCGATTCCATATGCCATGGAGCTTCCGGGAAATCCAGCCGGCCCTGAAGATCAGGAACAGGCTTACGCCAATATTCGTCACATGAACAATGAAGTCCAATAGGATCCCGTTCTGCCCTGCGTAAGGCTCTATGCCCAGATAATCTCCGGCATACTCACGGAAGGACCAGAGGATGCTGGACAGATCCAAGACCAGCATATAGATGCCGAGCAGCCCGCATCCAAACAAGCCGAACCTAAAGAAGCCCCTCCTTTACATAGAAGAGAGGGTCTCCTTTAGATATAGAGGCTATCTGTGCACGGACTCACACCGCCGCGGGATCAAGCAGCTCCGCGATCCGGCTCTCGATCATCTCCGGGGTATCGGTTGGGGCAAAACGTTTCAGGACACGGCCATTCCGGTCAACAAGGAACTTGGTGAAGTTCCACTTGATCGCCTTGGAGCCGAGCAGACCGCGGGCCTCGCTGCTCAGATATTGGAACAAGGGATGGGCACCGCTGCCGTTCACATCGATCTTCGCATAGAGCGGGAACGACACGCCGTGGTTCAGCTCACAGGACTGCGCAATGTCCGCGTTATCGTGCAGCTCCTGGTCAAGGAACTGGCTGCTCGGAAAGCCCAGTACGGCAAACCCCTTGTCGCGGTACGTATCGTGCAGCTTCTGCAGCCCCTTGAACTGCGGGGCAAATCCGCACTTGGTTGCCGTATTGACGATGAGCAGCACCTGCCCCTGGTAGGGGGCCAGGGTCGTCTTTTCTCCGCGGATCGTGGTGACCTCGAAATCATAGATAGACATGGTAGGGACCTCCTGAGGAATGATGGATCGGATGAACGTGTCAACACTTGGTTATTTGATTGTATACAATTAAATTTGAAGTGTCCAGTATCATTTTTGTTCCCGCTACCTCTAATTAAACCTTCAGCCCTTGCGGACAACCTCTAATGAAGAACGCCTCAGAAAAAAACAGACTCCCGGCGGCATGATGCTTCCATCCATGCCCGGGAGCCTGCGGCTGCCGAAACTTCATAGGCCTGTTGATCTGCGGTCTAGTATACCGATTTCCACTCGCCGATATTCTTCGCGTCGAATTTGAACGGATCGCCGAGCATGACCTGCGTGCCCTTGTCGTCGGCGATGATCTCCTTGTCTCCGAGCCGGCCGGCCTTGAACTTGTCGCCGGTCTTGCCGGTGATCGTGCCCTGCACGAGCGCATCCGCCGTATAGCCGGCCAGATAGCCCACATCGACCGGATTCCACAGGTACATCCACTGCGAGACGCCGGATTCGATGTACTGCGCCATCTCGCTCGGCAGGCCGAGGCCGGTGAGATGCACCTTGCCCTTCAGGCCTTTGTCGGTCAGCACCTTGCCTGCCGCCGCAATCCCTACCGTAGTCGGGGCAATGATGCCCTTCAGGTTCGGATACGATTTCAGCAGCGCTTCCGTCTCGGACACGCTCTTGTCGCGGAGATCGTCGCCGTAGGCTACTTTGACCAGCTTCATGTCCTTATACTTGGGATCCTCCAGCTCCTTCTTCATCCAGTCGATCCAGAGGTTCTGGTTCGTCGCCTGGGAGGTCGCACTGAGCACGGCAATCTCGCCCTTGCCGCCGATCATCTCGGAGATCGCCTGCACCTGCACCCGGCCGATCCGCTCCGGGTCCGCCTGATTGACGTGCACCATGCGGCTCTGCGCATTGACCGCGGAATCAAGGGAGAGCACCTTAATGCCCGCATTCATCGCCTTCTTCAGCGCAGGCTGCAGCGCATCCGGGTCATTCCCGGAGATCGCGATCGCCTGGACCTTCTGCGAGATGAGCTCCTCGATCATCTTGATCTGCGCCTCGGCCGTCGGCTGATCCGGCGCCTTCAGTATCGCTTCGCCGCCCAGCTCCGTCACGGAGGCCTTGAAGCCCTCCATCATCTTCTCGCCGTACGGGTTGCCTGTGTTTTTGAAGATAATGGCGTATTTCTTCTTGCCCCCTGCCCCGCTGTCCGCAGGCTTCGCCCCTTCGCTCTTGGCCGGCTCCGCTCCACTGCCCCCGGCAGCCGGTGTACTCCCTCCGCCGCACGCCGCCAGCATCGACAAACTCAGGACCGTCGTCAAACAAGTCATCACCATTTTGTTCATGCGTCTGATCTCCCCTATCTTTCTTCTTGGATTGAAAAAGTGTATACTAACAGCTTCCTTCCGGAGGAAGTCTGCCGTATTTGCAGTTGGGCGGTTCGTGCGAAACAGATCATTAAGCTGCCGGCCCGGATTTCCACTCCCCTGTCCGAAGAGACCAGGGAATAGCCTTACCGATAGCTCCACGCGTTACGTGCGGGATCAGGTGCGGCGCAGTTTGCCCAGCTTCAGCTTCGGCACCATCACCGCGAAAATCAGCAGCAGCCCGATGATCACGAGCAGCATCTGTGCCGGCACATTGACCAGCCCGAGCCCGTAGCTCAGCAGCCCAATGAGGAACACGGCGAGGATCGCGCCGATCATCCGTCCTTTGCCCCCGGCGGTGCTGATCCCGCCGAGCACGACCATCGCGATCACATCGAGCTCATAGCCCGTCGCCACATTCGGCCGCGTGCTGCCCATCCGGGACATGAGGAAGATCGCTGTAACCGCTGCCATGAGTCCTGTCAGTGTGAAGACAATGACCTTGATCTTATCCACCTGCACGCCGGAGAAACGGCTTGCCGTGCTGTTGTTGCCGATAGCGTACACTCTCCGGCCGAAGGTCGTCTTATGCAGCAGCAGGCTGAACGCCGCCGCGAAGATCAGGAACACTACAAGAATGAACGGAACGCCGCCAACATACTCCCAGCCGAAAAAGCTGAACCACTCCGGGAAGTTCCCTTTGGCCTGGTCTTCCAGGATGATATAGGCGATACCGCGGTAAATGATCATGGTCGACAAGGTGACGATGACCGCCGACAGCTCCTTGAACTTGACGATAAGCAGGCCGTTAATGAAGCCGCACAGCGCCCCGACAGCCAGACCGACCAGAATCGACAGCTCCATCGGCAGCCCCAGATGATACAGGTCGGCCATGATGACGGAGGTCAGTGCGACCGTGGAGGCTACGGAGATGTCGATGTCG containing:
- the qoxA gene encoding cytochrome aa3 quinol oxidase subunit II, whose product is MQQTKRTLRRALPMLLLLAGVLLLSACGEQPMVLDPKGPIASDQKDLILISSLLCAVILFPVLGLTAYIVWKYREREGSTAAYEPHFSHSTKLELIWWGIPILIIIILAAVTARYTYALEPTKPIESEKKAITIQATSLDWKWLFTYPEQGIATVNYLQIPEDVPVKFELTSDAPMNSFWIPQLGGQMYTMSGMGMTLFLQADHEGRYYGSGANFSGEYFGDMKFFVDVKPQSQFDAWVQEVKASPEKLTNDSYEKLAEKGTSPVVLYSSFPEGLFQRIVTKYAPGGHAHGQHNEPTPQSKTDPVQQPLPDAKEDHTQGGSTGTDHSGHTGH
- a CDS encoding glutathione peroxidase — encoded protein: MSIYDFEVTTIRGEKTTLAPYQGQVLLIVNTATKCGFAPQFKGLQKLHDTYRDKGFAVLGFPSSQFLDQELHDNADIAQSCELNHGVSFPLYAKIDVNGSGAHPLFQYLSSEARGLLGSKAIKWNFTKFLVDRNGRVLKRFAPTDTPEMIESRIAELLDPAAV
- a CDS encoding pectinesterase family protein — protein: MKSKKSVPLALGAFLLVTAAAPWGALPDAASAASAGTEGAVFSASTMKEQEQMTKQAIVDSSYQGTEGAVIDGVKQYRSVQKAISDVPADQASPYVIYLKAGVYKEVLNVDKPYVTLVGENAKRTVITYDNASGTPKPDGSGTYGTTGSATVTVKGENFTAVSVTFENSFDEANSPYQNKQAVAIKTQADRAIFKDCRFIGNQDTLYPNLGRQYFVDSYIEGDVDFIFGAATAVFENSRIHSLDRGSDTNNGYITAASTLNSNPYGYLFINCRLTSDPGMEGTVSLGRPWQPGGNTNAIASVVFKHTHMGSHITSTGWVDMGASKAENARFFEYDSRGPGALESLTRPVLTKEQADLHTPEAYFGDWDPKKVLEGLSPSFANPSLGHH
- the rhaS gene encoding rhamnose ABC transporter substrate-binding protein yields the protein MNKMVMTCLTTVLSLSMLAACGGGSTPAAGGSGAEPAKSEGAKPADSGAGGKKKYAIIFKNTGNPYGEKMMEGFKASVTELGGEAILKAPDQPTAEAQIKMIEELISQKVQAIAISGNDPDALQPALKKAMNAGIKVLSLDSAVNAQSRMVHVNQADPERIGRVQVQAISEMIGGKGEIAVLSATSQATNQNLWIDWMKKELEDPKYKDMKLVKVAYGDDLRDKSVSETEALLKSYPNLKGIIAPTTVGIAAAGKVLTDKGLKGKVHLTGLGLPSEMAQYIESGVSQWMYLWNPVDVGYLAGYTADALVQGTITGKTGDKFKAGRLGDKEIIADDKGTQVMLGDPFKFDAKNIGEWKSVY
- a CDS encoding ABC transporter permease, which translates into the protein MEAQARGLQGRREFSLKNFFLQWEWLLVVILIAINIINANLSPYYLNYESLRDATMSFLDKAFIVLPMVLVMILGDIDISVASTVALTSVIMADLYHLGLPMELSILVGLAVGALCGFINGLLIVKFKELSAVIVTLSTMIIYRGIAYIILEDQAKGNFPEWFSFFGWEYVGGVPFILVVFLIFAAAFSLLLHKTTFGRRVYAIGNNSTASRFSGVQVDKIKVIVFTLTGLMAAVTAIFLMSRMGSTRPNVATGYELDVIAMVVLGGISTAGGKGRMIGAILAVFLIGLLSYGLGLVNVPAQMLLVIIGLLLIFAVMVPKLKLGKLRRT
- a CDS encoding hemerythrin domain-containing protein, with amino-acid sequence MKTIDTQAVFTTLTHPLYQLTEAIDRLKEEHAMLEEKLVELYAMARTIGLQDETGNWTPALLQLGQTVKAFWMELEAHSKWEEATMFPMITWYFGETLEQFTLMEQEHELAEQYILAFIEPVERLTAPVEQEEAKELASMLVQAYAILRNHFRQEEEIIDALADRSNHFGGF
- a CDS encoding cbb3-type cytochrome c oxidase subunit I, giving the protein MLDKIQEFASEFFVTGDPLILGAQVSIAIAMVAIVFVLTYFRKWVWLWREWLTTVDHKRIGIMYIICSILMLFRGGVDALLMRLQLAVPNAEFLHPEHYNQIFTTHGVIMILFMAMPLMFGLFNVIMPLQIGARDVAYPFLNALSFWLFFFGAMLFNVSFIIGGSPDAGWLAYPPLSGLEHSPGVGQNFYIWGIQISGIGSLATGINFIVTILKMRAPGMTLMKMPMFTWSVFSSCIIIIFAFPILTVTLALLFLDRFLGAHFFTLDGGGNPMMYINLIWMWGHPEVYIVILPAFGIFSEIVATFSKKTLFGYKSMVFAMLIISVLSFFTWVHHFFTMGSGADVNVFFAITTMAIAIPTGAKVFNWLFTMYRGRIKFTTPMLWTIAFIPCFVIGGMTGVLLSVAPADFQFHNSYFLIAHFHQVLIGGVAFGYFAGLYYWWPKMFGFKLNEHLGKWAFWLWNIGFYVCFMPQYFLGLDGMTRRVSTYDFDMGWGSLNMVSTVGGFLMGIGFIFQVWQIAYSIKHHEKDVTGDPWDGRTLEWSIPSPAPVYNFAVTPHVEHVDDWWETKQKRAAAGAAKEPRPVYEPIHMPKNSAIPFVKSALWFFVGFGFVWDWMWMAIPALIGVGICMLARSFTYDDDYYIQVDEIERTEAALRGVKA